A part of Miscanthus floridulus cultivar M001 chromosome 6, ASM1932011v1, whole genome shotgun sequence genomic DNA contains:
- the LOC136460607 gene encoding uncharacterized protein produces MDAYYAEIKKLEGKFYGIEYHHVVHDQNQLTDHLSKLGSSHAVIPPGVFVQDLPASSIKEDKEVKEVPPTKQLVLTVPSPDADWREQFIKYLTGAEVPADKIETKCLIRQSKLYVLVDGSLMRKSAKEGIL; encoded by the coding sequence atggatgcatactacgccGAAATcaagaagcttgaaggaaaattctacggcatcgagtatcaccatgtggtacATGACCAAAATCAACTCACCGATCACTTATCCAAGCTGGGCTCTTCTCACGCTGTGATCCCAccgggggtctttgttcaagatctcccagcgtcatccatcaaagaagataaggaagtcaaAGAGGTTCCCCCTACCAAGCAGTTGGTACTGACGGTACCTTCGCCGgacgccgattggagggagcaattcatcaagtacctcaccggTGCCGAGGTACCCGCTGACAAGATTGAAACTAAATGCCTCATTCGTCAAAGCAAGCTTTATGTGCTGGTGGACggcagcttgatgaggaaaagtgccaaggaagggatactatag
- the LOC136456047 gene encoding uncharacterized protein — protein MRAAAAASFHLAPATNRAHRRGSIADSCSLRPAPTARPPRLRSLARASLGISHDKGSDISDPNVVGQNDLLIVGPGVLGRIVAEKWQKEHPGCKVYGQTASKNHHSELTDLGIIPSLKGTTIHQKVSHVIFCAPPSGSDDYPGDVRLAASNWSGEGSFLFTSSTALYDCSDNSLCNEDCPSVPIGRSPRTDVLLKVENVVLEAGGCVLRLAGLYKIDRGAHVFWLRKGTLDTRPDHIINQIHYEDAASLAIAIMKKRLQSRIFLGCDNKPLSRQEIMDAVNKSGKFDTKFEGFTGTDGPLGKRMENSKTRVEIGWEPKYPSFTEFLGISS, from the exons ATGAGAGCAGCCGCTGCGGCCTCCTTCCATCTGGCACCCGCCACCAACCGGGCCCATCGCCGCGGCTCCATCGCCGACTCCTGTTCCCTGAGACCTGCGCCGACTGCTCGGCCGCCTCGCCTCCGTTCGCTCGCCCGCGCCTCTCTCG GGATATCTCATGATAAAGGGTCTGACATTTCTGACCCCAATGTTGTTGGCCAGAATGATTTACTGATTGTGGGCCCTGGTGTTCTTGGACGAATCGTAGCTGAGAAGTGGCAAAAG GAGCATCCAGGTTGCAAAGTTTATGGCCAGACTGCAAGCAAAAATCATCACAGTGAGTTAACAGATCTTGGCATCATCCCCTCATTGAAAGGCACCACTATTCATCAGAAGGTTTCACATGTTATTTTCTGCGCTCCCCCGTCCGGTTCAGATGATTACCCTGGGGATGTCAG ATTGGCAGCATCAAATTGGAGTGGTGAAGGATCTTTCCTGTTTACATCAAGTACAGCTCTGTATGACTGCAGTGACAACAGCTTGTGCAACGAG GATTGTCCGTCAGTGCCAATTGGCAGGAGCCCTCGTACTGATGTGCTTCTAAAAGTGGAAAATGTTGTTCTTGAGGCAGGAGGCTGTGTTCTCAGGCTAGCTGGACTTTAT AAGATAGACAGAGGTGCTCATGTTTTCTGGTTGAGGAAAGGAACTTTAGACACACGACCTGATCATATCATCAACCAGATTCATTATGAG GATGCTGCTTCCCTTGCAATAGCAATCATGAAAAAGAGACTGCAGAGTCGAATATTTTTGGGCTGTGACAACAAGCCCCTTTCCAG GCAAGAAATAATGGATGCTGTTAACAAAAGTGGAAAATTTGACACGAAGTTTGAAGGCTTTACTG GTACTGACGGTCCATTGGGGAAGAGAATGGAGAATTCGAAAACTCGGGTTGAGATCGGTTGGGAACCAAAGTATCCAAGCTTCACCGAATTCCTTGGTATCAGCAGTTAA